One window from the genome of Enterococcus haemoperoxidus ATCC BAA-382 encodes:
- a CDS encoding osmoprotectant ABC transporter substrate-binding protein, whose translation MMKRKFKLLLITFCSALLLSGCSLPGLASNSDDSTISITGGITSEAQILASLVAGMIEHYTDEKTTIINNLATTTINHQAMMNGDAQISAARYTGTDLTTTLNLEPIKDPKKAFEVVQSEFQKRFQQKWFNSYGFANTYAFMVTQETAKKYNLKTISDLKKVGDQLTAGVDTSWIDRKGDGYKGFTETYGFDFKRVFPMQIGLVYDAVAANKMDVVLGYSTDGRIGSYDLVILEDDLHFFPPYDACAVATDEILKKHPELNDVLAKLSGQISTETMQKLNYQADNDLMEPETVADNFLKEHHFFESEGGGK comes from the coding sequence ATGATGAAACGAAAATTTAAATTATTACTCATAACTTTTTGTAGCGCTTTATTATTATCCGGTTGTTCTTTACCAGGACTTGCTTCTAACTCTGATGACTCAACAATTTCCATTACTGGTGGAATCACATCAGAAGCACAAATACTAGCAAGTTTAGTCGCTGGCATGATTGAACATTACACGGATGAAAAAACAACGATCATCAATAATTTGGCAACAACTACGATCAATCATCAAGCTATGATGAATGGCGACGCACAAATTTCAGCTGCCCGTTATACAGGGACTGATTTAACCACTACATTAAACTTAGAACCCATCAAAGATCCTAAAAAAGCCTTTGAAGTTGTACAATCAGAGTTTCAAAAAAGATTTCAGCAAAAATGGTTTAATTCTTATGGATTCGCTAATACCTACGCATTTATGGTCACACAAGAAACCGCTAAAAAGTATAATTTAAAAACCATCAGCGACCTAAAAAAAGTTGGTGATCAATTGACCGCAGGTGTGGATACTTCTTGGATCGACCGTAAAGGTGATGGTTATAAAGGCTTTACTGAAACATATGGTTTTGATTTCAAACGCGTTTTCCCGATGCAGATTGGTTTAGTTTATGATGCTGTTGCGGCAAATAAGATGGATGTCGTTTTAGGTTATTCAACAGATGGCCGAATCGGAAGTTATGATTTGGTTATTTTAGAAGATGATCTCCATTTCTTCCCGCCTTATGATGCTTGTGCTGTTGCAACAGATGAAATCTTAAAAAAACATCCTGAATTAAATGACGTTCTAGCTAAGTTATCTGGACAAATTTCAACAGAAACGATGCAAAAACTAAATTATCAAGCAGATAATGATTTGATGGAACCTGAAACTGTTGCTGATAATTTCTTAAAAGAACACCATTTCTTCGAGTCTGAAGGAGGTGGAAAATAA
- a CDS encoding DUF4097 family beta strand repeat-containing protein has product MEEYLNQLKAAFAEEDMEDFEELKEDLLEQLAICLEEGQTEAEVVARLAPPEEIAADYYADLSLDAAINAKTSVVPREEIQDVFIQTQKKRMRKFLKTVFMMLKPLLFLVLLGLFGFFLVYTIKELSGERNLAGIPTILCLLLSALILQLIKGGIVKKRKLINGLTIGLLAFGTMMLLFFSATGQLMYTGRQYYKEISLTSSNHAAFSFDSDADVEITTVEVSSTEKPSLMVKGRFKESDIKKIENGSHDNKINLSLDKENIFDTFTRTGRSEVIFFIPKGTILDDFHLGLSRGDLRLLDIQTKNFDLDLIAGDVYAKNIIADEGNIDSESGDVIIEESAMNLKVNSISGKTVITGMLGDLTIEGNKGLSILKFLRSDNVALNNYSGRMILEDSEIKKLKATATDGQVIVKRTKGDILLSNENGKIVSEENLGTLELENGSGPTIAIQESKVNAKVSSQSGFIKWLQDPSQSVKVTASTGTGELRNDFSDVTDSGKYKIDVKSKTGDVKILEKVE; this is encoded by the coding sequence ATGGAAGAATATTTAAACCAACTAAAGGCTGCTTTTGCTGAAGAAGATATGGAAGATTTTGAGGAGTTAAAGGAAGACTTACTAGAGCAATTAGCCATTTGTTTAGAAGAAGGGCAGACAGAAGCAGAGGTAGTGGCAAGACTTGCTCCTCCAGAAGAAATCGCAGCAGACTACTATGCAGATTTAAGTTTAGATGCTGCAATCAATGCCAAAACTTCTGTTGTACCTAGAGAAGAAATTCAAGACGTATTCATTCAAACACAGAAAAAAAGAATGAGAAAATTTTTAAAAACAGTGTTTATGATGTTAAAACCGTTATTGTTTCTAGTGCTTTTAGGATTGTTTGGCTTTTTTCTAGTCTATACAATAAAAGAGCTAAGTGGAGAGCGAAATCTCGCTGGAATTCCAACGATTTTGTGTTTATTATTGTCCGCCCTCATTTTACAATTGATAAAAGGCGGGATCGTAAAAAAACGAAAATTAATCAACGGATTGACAATTGGTTTATTGGCATTTGGAACGATGATGCTACTGTTTTTTTCAGCTACAGGACAATTGATGTATACCGGCAGACAATATTATAAAGAGATCAGTTTGACTTCTAGTAATCATGCCGCATTTAGTTTTGATTCAGATGCTGATGTTGAGATTACAACTGTAGAAGTATCTAGTACTGAAAAACCAAGTTTGATGGTCAAAGGTCGTTTTAAAGAAAGTGACATTAAAAAAATTGAAAATGGGTCTCACGATAATAAAATCAATTTATCATTAGATAAAGAAAATATTTTTGATACTTTTACTCGAACAGGACGTTCAGAAGTGATTTTCTTCATTCCAAAAGGAACGATCCTAGATGATTTTCATTTAGGCTTAAGCCGTGGAGATCTGCGCTTATTGGATATTCAAACCAAAAATTTCGATTTAGATTTAATTGCTGGTGATGTCTACGCAAAAAATATTATTGCGGATGAAGGCAACATAGATAGTGAGTCTGGCGATGTAATCATAGAAGAATCTGCCATGAATTTAAAGGTTAATAGCATCTCTGGAAAAACAGTTATCACAGGTATGTTAGGGGACTTAACGATTGAAGGCAACAAAGGACTATCTATTTTAAAATTCTTACGTTCGGATAATGTTGCATTAAACAACTATTCAGGCCGTATGATTTTAGAAGATTCTGAAATAAAGAAACTTAAAGCAACTGCCACAGATGGTCAAGTAATTGTTAAACGAACAAAAGGTGATATTTTGCTAAGCAATGAAAACGGGAAAATCGTTTCAGAAGAAAATCTAGGTACGCTAGAGCTAGAAAATGGTTCTGGGCCAACGATTGCGATTCAAGAAAGTAAGGTAAATGCAAAAGTCTCCAGCCAATCTGGATTTATTAAATGGTTGCAAGACCCTAGTCAATCTGTAAAAGTCACAGCAAGTACAGGGACTGGTGAATTGAGAAATGATTTTTCTGATGTAACAGATAGTGGTAAATATAAAATTGACGTGAAATCTAAGACAGGAGATGTCAAAATCTTAGAAAAAGTTGAGTAA
- a CDS encoding ABC transporter permease → MNQFLLERGNELVTKIGEHIFISGVALLLGILFAVPIGILLTRTKRTAAIVIGLTSALQTVPSLALLALMIPIFGVGKIPAIIALFIYSLLPILRNTYIGIKEVSSDYKDAAKGMGMTNVQSIFMVELPIAMPTIMAGIRLAAVYVIAWATLASYIGAGGLGDFIFSGLNNYQPDLIFAGTIPVTILALAADLLLGLLEKKLTPKALKEAE, encoded by the coding sequence ATGAATCAATTTCTTTTAGAAAGAGGAAATGAACTTGTTACTAAAATTGGTGAACATATTTTCATTTCAGGTGTAGCACTCCTTTTAGGGATTTTATTTGCAGTACCGATTGGGATTTTATTAACTAGAACCAAAAGGACTGCAGCCATCGTCATCGGCTTAACAAGTGCTTTACAGACCGTTCCTTCATTGGCATTACTTGCACTTATGATTCCGATTTTTGGTGTTGGTAAAATTCCAGCAATCATTGCTTTGTTTATTTACTCTTTACTCCCTATCTTAAGAAATACGTATATTGGGATCAAAGAAGTCAGTTCTGATTATAAAGATGCTGCTAAAGGGATGGGCATGACAAATGTTCAGTCGATTTTCATGGTCGAATTGCCGATAGCAATGCCGACCATCATGGCTGGGATTCGTCTAGCTGCAGTTTATGTAATCGCTTGGGCAACACTTGCTTCTTACATTGGTGCTGGTGGCCTTGGAGACTTTATTTTCAGTGGATTAAATAATTATCAACCTGATTTGATTTTTGCTGGAACCATTCCTGTTACTATTTTAGCTTTAGCAGCAGACTTGTTACTCGGTCTGTTAGAAAAGAAACTTACTCCTAAAGCATTGAAGGAGGCAGAATGA
- a CDS encoding APC family permease: protein MDYLKRLFIGKPLKSTENDEHKLSRFAALALLSSDALSSIAYGTEQIVVVLVTLSAAAIWYSLPIAAFVIILLISLTLSYRQIIHAYPHGGGAYVVSSENLGKNAGLVAGGSLLVDYMLTVAVSVSAGSEAIISAVPALYGHQVAISIVIVLLIMLMNLRGLRESASFLMFPVYSFIAVITLLIATGLFKIMTGVVPLHATAIPGTVVPGITVALILRAFSSGSSSLTGVEAISNAVPFFKKPRAKNAAGTLTLMAAILGFFFVGITFINYWYGIVPQTEVTVLAQIGKAVFGQNILYYVLQFTTALILAVAANTGFSAFPVLAYNLAKDKFMPHMYMDRGDRLGYSNGILTLAAGSVVLLLIFQGSTERLIPLYSIGVFIPFALSQTGMVIKWRKETEKWLSKSIANIVGALISYAIIVILFMYRLGDIWPFFIIMPVLIFVFYSIHAHYQNVAEQLRLEETVKQQAFHGNTVIVLVGNATQANVGAVNYARSIGDYVVAMHVSLDENIEKEKEIEAEFKQQFPDIRFSIVHSSYRSITNPILRYVDLVSKNSAKRNYTTTVLIPQFVPNRRWQNILHNQTSLRLRLKLSWRENIVVATYSYHLKK, encoded by the coding sequence GTGGACTATTTAAAACGATTGTTTATCGGAAAGCCCTTAAAATCTACTGAAAACGATGAGCATAAATTAAGTCGATTTGCAGCACTGGCGTTATTGTCATCTGATGCTTTGTCTTCGATTGCTTATGGTACTGAACAGATCGTTGTTGTACTTGTTACATTATCCGCTGCTGCCATATGGTATTCGTTACCGATCGCTGCTTTTGTTATTATTTTACTTATTTCATTAACGTTATCTTATCGGCAAATCATTCATGCGTATCCTCATGGCGGCGGTGCTTATGTTGTCAGTAGTGAAAATTTAGGAAAGAATGCAGGTTTAGTGGCTGGCGGATCACTACTAGTTGATTATATGCTGACAGTTGCTGTTTCTGTTTCTGCAGGATCTGAGGCAATAATTTCAGCAGTGCCTGCATTGTATGGGCATCAAGTAGCCATTTCAATCGTCATTGTTTTGTTGATTATGTTGATGAATCTGCGAGGTTTAAGAGAATCGGCTAGTTTTTTGATGTTTCCTGTGTATAGTTTTATAGCTGTAATCACCTTGTTGATTGCAACAGGTTTGTTTAAAATCATGACAGGAGTCGTGCCGTTGCATGCAACCGCCATACCTGGAACCGTTGTACCCGGCATTACGGTAGCCTTGATTTTACGAGCATTTTCTTCTGGTTCGTCTTCATTGACAGGGGTTGAAGCAATTAGTAATGCAGTGCCTTTTTTTAAAAAGCCTAGAGCAAAAAATGCGGCAGGTACGTTAACATTGATGGCGGCAATTTTAGGGTTTTTCTTTGTTGGGATTACATTCATAAATTATTGGTATGGAATTGTTCCTCAAACTGAAGTGACTGTGTTGGCTCAAATCGGAAAAGCAGTTTTTGGGCAAAATATACTTTATTATGTCTTGCAATTTACGACAGCACTAATTTTAGCTGTAGCCGCCAATACGGGATTTTCAGCCTTTCCAGTGCTAGCCTATAATTTAGCGAAAGATAAATTTATGCCGCATATGTATATGGACCGGGGGGATCGTTTAGGCTATTCAAATGGTATTTTGACCTTAGCTGCGGGTTCTGTTGTGTTACTATTGATTTTTCAAGGGTCAACTGAACGATTGATTCCGCTCTATTCAATTGGTGTATTTATTCCATTTGCACTATCTCAGACTGGGATGGTTATTAAGTGGCGGAAAGAGACTGAAAAATGGTTATCAAAATCGATTGCTAATATTGTGGGTGCTTTGATTTCTTATGCGATCATCGTTATCTTATTCATGTATCGTTTAGGCGATATCTGGCCTTTCTTTATAATTATGCCAGTTTTGATTTTTGTTTTTTACAGTATTCATGCTCATTACCAAAACGTAGCCGAACAATTACGTTTAGAAGAAACGGTGAAGCAACAGGCGTTTCATGGCAATACAGTGATTGTTTTAGTAGGTAATGCGACCCAAGCAAATGTGGGGGCAGTGAATTATGCACGTTCAATCGGTGATTATGTGGTTGCGATGCATGTGTCACTAGACGAAAATATCGAAAAAGAAAAGGAAATTGAAGCGGAGTTTAAACAACAATTTCCTGATATTCGTTTTTCTATTGTTCATTCTTCGTATCGTTCTATCACAAATCCAATTCTCCGTTATGTAGATTTGGTAAGTAAAAATTCAGCGAAACGGAATTATACGACGACAGTTTTGATTCCCCAATTCGTTCCGAATCGACGTTGGCAAAATATTTTGCATAATCAGACGAGTTTACGGTTACGTTTAAAATTATCTTGGCGGGAAAATATTGTTGTGGCTACGTATAGTTATCATTTGAAGAAGTAA
- a CDS encoding PadR family transcriptional regulator produces MRASSQFKKGALEMCVLHFIQKEDRYGYELTQRVNQFIPITEGALYPVLRRLVKESYCVIYTKESPDGPSRKYYQITEKGTEYLETLEHDWDEFVEQVSKLREAD; encoded by the coding sequence ATGAGAGCTTCTAGCCAATTTAAAAAAGGTGCTTTAGAAATGTGTGTGCTTCATTTTATCCAAAAAGAAGATCGATATGGTTATGAATTAACACAACGAGTGAATCAGTTTATACCAATTACTGAAGGGGCGCTTTACCCAGTTTTGCGTCGTTTAGTCAAAGAATCGTATTGTGTCATTTATACGAAAGAATCGCCAGATGGTCCTTCCAGAAAGTATTACCAAATTACCGAAAAAGGAACAGAATATTTGGAAACTTTGGAGCACGATTGGGATGAATTTGTTGAACAAGTGAGTAAACTGAGGGAGGCAGATTAG
- a CDS encoding ABC transporter permease: MQNLQDMNLLQQFIYYFEQNGSYVLSQFVRHFLISIYGVLFAAIVGIPIGIFIARRRKMAGWVVSIANLIQTVPSLAMLSILMLGLGLGVNTVIVTVFLYSLLPIIKNTYTGMIQVDRNILDVGKGMGMTKWQRLYMVELPLSVSVIMAGIRNALVVAIGITAIGAFVGAGGLGDIIIRGTNATDGTAIILVGALPTALMAIITDWVLGMIERRLDPASKHS; encoded by the coding sequence ATGCAGAACCTACAAGATATGAATTTACTGCAGCAGTTTATCTATTACTTTGAACAAAACGGTAGCTATGTCTTGAGTCAATTTGTCAGACATTTTCTAATTTCTATCTACGGTGTATTATTTGCCGCAATTGTTGGAATACCGATTGGCATTTTCATTGCTCGCAGAAGAAAAATGGCTGGCTGGGTCGTAAGTATCGCTAACTTGATCCAAACAGTTCCTTCCCTTGCTATGCTTTCAATTTTGATGCTCGGTCTTGGACTTGGGGTAAATACTGTTATTGTCACCGTCTTCCTCTATTCTCTATTACCGATCATCAAGAATACCTACACTGGAATGATCCAAGTCGATCGAAATATTTTAGATGTTGGTAAAGGAATGGGCATGACAAAATGGCAGCGACTTTATATGGTAGAATTGCCACTCTCTGTTTCCGTGATCATGGCTGGTATTCGTAATGCTTTAGTTGTGGCAATTGGAATCACAGCAATTGGAGCGTTTGTAGGCGCCGGTGGTCTTGGTGACATCATTATTCGCGGAACCAATGCAACTGACGGTACAGCAATCATCCTTGTTGGAGCCTTACCTACGGCTTTAATGGCAATCATTACAGACTGGGTATTAGGCATGATCGAACGCCGATTAGATCCAGCGAGTAAACATTCATAG
- a CDS encoding betaine/proline/choline family ABC transporter ATP-binding protein (Members of the family are the ATP-binding subunit of ABC transporters for substrates such as betaine, L-proline or other amino acids, choline, carnitine, etc. The substrate specificity is best determined from the substrate-binding subunit, rather than this subunit, as it interacts with the permease subunit and not with substrate directly.) yields the protein MIEFQHVSKIYKGGKIAVDDINLSFDKGEFICFIGTSGSGKTTSMRMINRMTDPSKGKILINGEDIQTINPVELRRKIGYVIQNIGLMPHMTIRENIVLVPKLLKVDLEERNKIAEKMIDLVELPREMLDRYPNELSGGQQQRIGVVRALAANQDIILMDEPFGALDPITRDSLQDLVKDLQERLGKTIVFVTHDMDEALKLSNRIAIMSEGKVIQFDTPDNILRHPVNEFVEELIGEDRLIQAKPDITTVGEVMLNNAITITPEKSLSEAIKLMREKRVDTLLVVDGAGVLKGFIDVETLDRRRNTATSVSDIMNPKVFFVKKSSLLRDTLQRILKRGLKYVPVVDDQQKVVGILTRASLVDIVYDVIWGEEETEDGTPALSETESTDVKQPQAEV from the coding sequence TTGATCGAATTTCAACATGTTTCAAAAATTTACAAAGGCGGTAAAATCGCCGTAGATGACATCAATCTGTCTTTTGATAAAGGTGAATTTATCTGCTTTATCGGAACCAGTGGTAGTGGAAAAACAACTTCTATGCGGATGATCAATCGAATGACTGATCCATCAAAAGGAAAAATCTTGATCAATGGTGAAGATATTCAAACAATCAATCCAGTAGAGTTACGTAGAAAAATCGGTTATGTCATTCAAAATATCGGTTTAATGCCACATATGACAATCAGAGAAAACATCGTGCTTGTACCTAAGTTATTAAAAGTCGACCTAGAGGAACGCAACAAAATTGCAGAAAAAATGATTGATTTAGTTGAACTACCTAGAGAAATGCTAGATCGTTATCCTAATGAACTTTCCGGTGGTCAACAACAAAGAATTGGTGTCGTTCGTGCTCTTGCGGCCAACCAAGATATCATTTTGATGGATGAACCGTTTGGTGCTTTAGATCCAATCACAAGGGATTCTTTGCAAGATTTAGTCAAAGACTTACAAGAACGTTTAGGAAAAACGATTGTTTTTGTTACTCATGATATGGATGAAGCACTAAAACTATCAAATAGAATCGCAATCATGAGCGAAGGAAAAGTTATTCAGTTTGATACACCAGATAATATTTTACGTCATCCAGTCAATGAATTTGTCGAAGAATTGATTGGTGAAGATCGCCTGATCCAAGCCAAACCAGATATTACGACAGTTGGTGAAGTGATGCTGAACAATGCCATCACGATCACACCAGAAAAATCATTGTCAGAAGCGATCAAGCTAATGAGAGAAAAACGTGTTGATACACTCTTAGTGGTGGATGGTGCAGGCGTATTAAAAGGCTTTATTGATGTCGAAACACTTGACCGTCGTAGAAATACTGCTACTAGCGTGAGTGATATCATGAATCCAAAAGTATTCTTTGTAAAAAAATCGTCTTTACTACGCGATACCTTACAACGAATCTTAAAACGCGGCTTAAAATATGTACCTGTTGTAGATGACCAACAAAAAGTAGTTGGGATCTTAACCAGAGCTTCTCTCGTAGATATCGTTTATGATGTCATCTGGGGTGAAGAAGAAACAGAAGATGGGACTCCCGCTTTAAGTGAAACAGAATCAACTGATGTCAAACAACCTCAAGCGGAGGTGTAA